AACTATGATTAAAGCATGGCAGTCCATAAAAGCTAAACACCCAGATAGAGAAAggtatatattcaaatttgtatataaattttaaaacaccaCAATCATACAAAACCTACACCAATAATCTTATTAATGTCACAACTTATTGTTGgattaacaattatttttaattttattctctttcaatttttcttacCCAACAAAGCTTTAATTGTTTATATCATGATGCTAATTATAAACCTTAATTTctgtaaatttatttatttcttttgtcaTAATTTCTACAAATTTATTTCATCTTACCCAAACAATATTTTCTTTGTCTTCCATGGTACAACATTTGTACTTTTCTTTGCttgttgttatatttttaaacagtTTTATTTACTGCcatattcaaacaataaaagACTTGACTTCATAACCTATTCAAACATTCtattaatgaaaaagaaatcaggattttatttcataaaaagaaTTGTAAAAGAGTTGTAATAGAAGACAAAAGAAATGTTTGAGCATAACAGTAAAATGGTAAGACATATTGTATTAAGAGGGTAATCGTTaactttgaaataattaattttcatggaccataaaatatacataagtATTATTTAGATCGACtcgtaaataattataaattaattgaactaaattaaaaagtaattaatcgataattaagtaatttaaactGAATAAACTAATCAGATCGAATATTAATGAGTACCCCGATCCTAAAACTATTAGCTTctatctttaattaatttctattaattattaaaatgaaacacTTAAAAAAAGGGTACATGGATACGGCCCCCACTAAAACTGATCATCAGCACTAAAACCAAATAATCATGATCAGACGGTCCAAGATCAAGGTTATGATAGAGACTCTGGAGATGGAGTACGTGTCGCATAATGTTAGGCGCACACCTCTCAAAATAATCTAACTGCACTCACAATAAAAATCCATCCCGCTTCCTTTCTTGCCCTTCacgtttttttcttaaatttcaaatttacccCCGCCTTATTTCCTTACAATTCCCAATACCACCGAAAATCGTGGGACAGTGGGGGGAAAGGACAACATTATAATTTCACTTTCCTTTAGCGtgtgaaattaatatttaaccCACGTCATTAAGGATAAATGATGCCACGTAGGATTCAAGGGGGGATTACTAAGTCCAAGTCAGCCTTCACAGaggcaaaaaaaataaaaatgaaaataaattttcgaGCTCTACTAGAAAAGGCCACAGGCAGATTATCTTTCCCTTCATTCTTCCCatcatccaaaaaaaaaaaaaaaaaagaaagaaagaaaagaaaaagctcCCTATTCACCGTTGCCGGAGAATGTATATCCCGGCGAACAGATATTTTCTTTCTATACGCCATGTTCGCATCTCCGATCATCGTCGCTACGTCTTTCACGAAGAAACCTAACTCTTTTGGGGCTAAAGTAGCTTACCTTTTGGCTAATTAATGtgcatggttttttttttttttcccgtTTGATTTGTTTTTGGGATGTACATGCAGATGTAATCGGAGTCATTAACTGATTAGATTTTTTAGTTGAGTTTTTAAGATTTCAAGATTTTGATTAGAACTGAACACAGAGAAGTGAGGAGGGTTTTAGAGTTTTAGACCGAAAGAAGGGAAGAGAAGCTCTGACCTTTTTTCCGATGAAGGTTCAGCCGATCGACACTGATTCACGGGCAGGGAAAGAAACTGCTCCGGCTCGAGCAGAACCGGTCAAGCCAGTGCTTAAATCTCTTATTAAAAGGCTCTTTGACCGGCAGTTTCCGAGCGTTCTGAGAGTATCAGCAGCGGAGAAGTCGAGTATTGGTGAAACTCAGTTTAGCAACAAAGATGGGACGACTGAGTTCGAGCCGAGTTCGATATGTTTGGATAAAATGGTTAGAAATTTCATCGAAGATAGCCACAACGACAAGCAACCGCCACCGCAGCCGCCTCCAGCTAAGTACGGCCGTAACCGCTGTAATTGCTTTAATGGTAACAGCAACGATAGCTCCGATGACGAGTTTGATGAGTTCAGTGAGTCTTCCAACGGATCACCGCCTGATACTTGCGAAACTGTCAAGGTAAATcgttcttaaaaaaattaaagaaatgacAGTCCtattcccccccccccctttttccaacaaaatttaacagaaaaatgttgaaaattttaaatttcagagTCTGGTACAATGCGCCACTGTCGTCGAGAGAAACCTCTTAGCTGACACGGCGATGATcgttgaaaagaataaaaactgTAAACGGAAAGATGATTTGAGGAAGATCGTGACCGACGGTTTACTTTCACTTGGCTATAACTCTTCAATTTGCAAATCAAAATGGGACAAATCTCCTTCTTTCCCTGCCggtaactattttttttttctagattattctaaaatttgaaaatgtaatcttaaacaagtaattaaaattttgatttcttgttATTTTAGGTGATTATGAGTATATAGATGTGGTTATGGAAGGGGAGAGAATGTTGATCGACGTTGATTTCAGATCGGAGTTTGAGATGGCGCGATCAACCGGGACTTACAAAGCGATCGTCCAATCACTGCCGTTCATTTTCGTCGGAAAACCGGACCGTCTCGACCGGATTGTTACGATCATATCGGAAGCGGCCAAACAGAGCTTGAAAAACAAAGGCATGCACCTACCTCCTTGGAGAAAAACCGAGTACATGCGAGCCAAATGGCTCTCTCAATTCACCAGAACCTCTTCCCAAACCGATGACGTTTCAGCCCAAACCGATGTGGAAGAAACAATCTATTCCGGTTGTGGAGAGCTAGACTTAATTTTCGGCGAGGAAAAAACAGCCTCATCGGAGGAAAATTCCGGCGAAATAAAATTACCGGAGAGTCCGGTCACCACGTGGCAGCCACCGGCGGTCAAACCGAAGAGTGTAGAAAGAGGAACTAAGATCGTCACCGGATTGGCTTCTCTGTTCAAAGAGAAGccgtaaaaaaattttgttaaaattttcagctgattataaaaaataaaaaaaatctggataatataaaaaatcgtataatctttttttttttttttgttcgaaAGGGTTTATTTTCTTTCGTTTGTAAGAGGCAGTAAATCTATTACCGTGCACCGTTgtaataaaagtaattaaatagagattaaaaaaacaagtaaaattttctcagaaaattaaaagggtaGAATAAGCTTTGAGTCCCTATATTTTCACTTAgaatttggtttttaattttatactccagaatttaatttttgttttgtttttagatttcaaaattgagattgaattgttaacgtcataattatttttaaaaattagatggtataaattttaaaataaaaaattacatagtagtcatttaatagaaaataaataaagaacttaaaaattaatagaaaaattagataataattcaagttatattcttttaatttgaaaagtaaatgaATTCACCTACATTTTAAATGTACAATAATATAGTCTTatgaatttagtctctatatcctattaatataagttaaattgaattacttgacatttaaaaataagttgCTCAGGTAGTTAATATTACACGCATGAAAAACTGTTGTTTCGGGTTGTAAAATTCCTCAACATGGTTTATGGGGAGcaaagtaaaaggattaaatttgaaatacataaaaaaatatagggatggAGAGCAGAAATAAACcttaaagaaagtaaaaaaaaaaattctcaaatgtAGCGAAAATCAGAAACACATTGTTAAGCCTTTCATGATTCGcctttatttgattatttatgtgCAAATTTGGTAGGTGTTGTTGCTTGAGAGGGAACAATGGAGTATgcaactttattattattattttcactttaatttatttttttctcatctttttAGGATATTGGAtttcagtttttattttatttttaaatgcttAACGAGGTGATTGTTTATGACGGCATATAAAAGCCAAAGGAGGCCTCGTGGAGTCTCATTCTTCGAGCATCAAACAAAGTTGATGGATATTGagcaaatatttatttatgatcttATCGAAaagcatttttaaattttatttctttattccaCGTGTGCAATTTTCCATTGGTTGAATGTTGAAGGTTCCTATTTTGACTGTCTTGGTGCCTTGCAGACACTTCAATCTtcaaacaaaatgaaagaaGTCAAAATTGGgttcataattataattttctttttcgacAAAAACGAGGCATTTTTAGGGGGAGAATTCATAAGAATAGAACCCTTTGGGCACGGCTTAAgggagaaattaaaaaaatttgaaatcttttatgaaaattataaacaagttaaaagttaatttttccATTCAGGTGGTCCGAGTTCCTGCCAACCCTTTAGTGTTGCTCATATATGGTATTAATATTAGTATATTTGTTCGATTCTATCTCCGTCTAAAATAtgaatctcaaattttattcaaGTCTATTAATAGTCGAACTTATTTAAATctgcttgtattatttttcagttttcaaaatatatatcttttactcctattataaatttattcatttattaaatttataaacaggattgacttaatattttttaatatttatattataataacatatatttaattttttatatgatataagttacataatatataaacaaacaaacaaacaaacaaaaaaataaatttgaaaactaatCAAGctggatcaaattttaaatattgaagcCCGAGCTTagtccatattttaaataatccTGAGTTTTTGTCAAAACTTATTTTTCGAGTCtaacatttatcaaaatcttttcaaatttcagcCGAGCATTCAAGTTTTGGGGATAACACAACCTTTGAATATGTATacttgtaaatacatatatattgtaAGTAATCGTTATATTGAATTAAGTGTAACCGGAACACTTTAATTACACTCTCCAATTCGTATTAAGGTTGAAAATTATGCAGATAAAGCTTTAACGAGTTCCAATTTTTAAAGATGTAATTACATTTCACGAGACAAAACATacctaaaaattaaagttgGGTATAATTATATCGAGTGTGATTactattctaattatttttaagttaaaaaatcccaagtttaaatttattacctCTCTCAtactaataacaataaaattaaaatatatatttcttttgtttaatcCCCAGCCTGCTGACATTTATCAATTTgtttaagggaaaaatatttgtttaattaattttaatgttttagttacttttataagaaaaataatgtatCTCACAATCATTGTCGTGGGccattaatcaataatttttataccaAAGTTTGTTTTCAATGTAACGgtgacccaaaattttaattttataagtaaacttttctaaattaatgttttattttatatatattaatgtatcaTAACaagtatatgttattttatgaatccaaatatttaaaatgacatattttcaGATTATTAAGTATGtataatattatgaaatatttactctactatttttttctactaattttgacatgttaataattttattattataaaaattgagatattttgtgttaatgttatttaaaagttatatatatttaattttggttttatagGTTTGGTGGGTCatcctttttcttcctttctatttttattttcttttttgcaaaggaaaaataatcaaaagcaAATTGCCCAAGTTGGATAGTAATAATATAACGTCTTCATGAAAGCAACCCCTCACCAACTATTAGCTTTCTCTTCCCACAAAAATGGtctgaataaaaataaaataaatttatttttattttctttcatacaTTATCCCAAATATTAACATTTCTTTCAACCATTTTCCTTCATACATTATCaatgaagttttaaaatttttataaataaaattaataaaattagacaATGTTAcgttatattaattttttaatattatatattatatattatacaaatataGCTTTATTGAATCTATTCATTAAGTTTCTTTCCTTATTTATCCACTACGTCTATGGAGTCTTGTATATTGGTGACATGTGGTCCTGTTTTGGTCCCTTTCCCTCTTTAAACTTCTTTCATTTTTGCTTTGTTCTTTTCAATTGTTTATAAGGTAAAGGGATAAAGCCACATTCAATtcttgaatttgataattttttggATAAATAACATCCAACTCCATTAAATCATTAGtaactttatattttggtcacttaacttcagaaggttataaaatagtcattgaactattcgaaagtttttactTCAGTTATTGggcttttaagtttttttttttaaagtccgACTAGTGAGTTTCACACGGTAATTTGACAATCGGTACGGTATcgatgagtagaagaacatatcttagatccaagttgatctgaCAATAAGTGTTGAAGATCGGAgaagaaaattatttagattttggttCGTAGATTCATGACGTTTGAaactatttcatgaaaaaagacCGAACTATAGAAGAGAAGGGGAAGAAGATCTTTCAATTGGTATAGGTGGTGCGAATAAAAAATGTCatacaacaacgattttaaaaacgcaactaatagtttagtgacattgGGTATagcttactcttttttttttccttctcagTTTGATctttaaatttgtttgatattGTGCCACATAATCACttgaaatcttttaaaaaatatatattttatctacaacttttaaaatttattgagtgACAACAtgacataatttcaaaataccaaatcatCGTACCTTAAACAAATTCAAGTTCAGGAGctaaattaaaagttttgcCCAAATTTAAGATTATCGAGGAACAAAAACatttaaagatgaaattgagaaaagtaataaatttaaagacaaaatattattttatggttaatGTAAACCATTGAAaggtaaaagaaattaaatagacGAATAATCATGAATCTAACTCTTTAATGAATCGTACATCAATTATTTGAATGAAACACTTTTCTCTGTTTTAATTTGTCATTTTCCcgttttcttttagttttacaATGTTACAAAATTTATAGGTTAAGATGTGGTAACAgctaaattcaattcaagatttgaaaagtttagggcTGATTGTTTTCCtcgttaaaaagaaaatttgattaacctccacacttgttttttttttaatttgtttttctaatagatttaatgaataaattcaaattttcttttctaatttcaaaatgtttcaATCTTTCGACGTTTGTTTATTGAGAAGTTTTTCTTGAgttatttttttagataattacgtttattttctttaaattaagaggtttttaaatttaatatattatttattttattatattcctcgtataattatcttattgggttatctaagtaataaattgcatctcattaaaaatattctacGTTATCCCGTTAATTTTTTAACGACACtttcattaaatctattaaaaaacaGATTAAAAAAAGTTGATGGCCATACAAAATCCACCCATTGGTTAAAAATGTTCACCCCATTCCGATGGAATAACAAGAATTGTATATTAATACACGTGAGTTATaccaaaaataacaaacaacatataaaaaatataattgagttaatagataatatatgtaaaaagaaattatcaatgtataatatttaaaaaaaccgAATAATGGAATATTCCTCCACTAATCAATTAAAACATTGGAAATGGTAGATTACTTCAACATTAGAGAAATTAACTCTGTGTTTTTCcagttgaaaaattaaattatctacaAAGCCCAAATAAGTTAAAGAAGGGTTCTTGAATGCATAGGATAGTTGGTTGGCATTCACCACCAATTCACACCAACAAAATGCAACGATGCAACTATTCTTTAATTTACGAGCATAGCTTAtactaacatatttaaaaactttaatacaatATCCGATTAAGtctttaatattattactaataCAAGAGAACGTGAGTTCGAATGTCTGAAAtattttatcttcttatttatagattaaaaaatgACTATGTGTGTTTCAGATATATATCCATTTGTATTAGTGTAATATTAATAATCagctttaaaacttttataaatttccataaaaatattttatgagtgcaattattattgttaaattcagcaattaatttgttaaaatattaatgattaacTATAAGAATAAGGCAAGTTAGAAGTGGAAATCAGGTTCCTTTTGTAATATTGTAGTACTTgataataattaactaataatgaTAACATTTCAAAGCAATAAACTATAATTAAATCCAGGTTGCATCTTGCAAATCAAGCAACCACCCactttcatctttcttttagATGTAATCTGTATTTGATCAGATTAtgtcaataatatatatacatatacatatttataatatattgcAGGTGGGATATCAAAGTTGATAATTCCAAGATAAAGCTGGCTTGGATTAACACTGAAGATTTTGTCTTGCGTTGTGGAGATCCTTTTAAACTTATGGGGTGTTGTTGGATATCGTagttacatattattatttactatcatgataAGTTggtccaaattaaaagtgatctgattttgttaaacttttattgggctttaattattaaataaagtataggTCAAAAATGTGTAGATATTCTAGTAACTctaatcaaattctaattaatgatgggctAATTAGGAATTAGAACTAATTTgacaatattataaatattagggttatggttcCCAAATTACATACAAAATAtcttttctaatatcccatcTTTAGCAAAGAGagcaaatattttttgaatttcttgtgtgctaatttggaagatcaaatccCCAAGATTCGGAAAAACTTCAAGGAATTCATGGATCCAGGTACGCTTTCGCATCTaattttattcttgatttatttttgatgatttgacataatAGATcctgatttattaagttttattttagatttattttacaattctaATAGCTGCTTCTTATAGATAATATCAGCTCCTACAATCAGATAATATTAAATAGGTTGATGTAGATTATGATATAAGCATGTTATGAGAGAATTAATGATGTTACATTAAGGGATAATAAACCCTTGTTGAAGGAGGGAGAATGTCATGATCCTAAATAGAAGCCATCGATCCTATATCATTTATGTATTAGAGTTGGTCTTGTAagttggtatatatatatatttttatattattatgattgaACTTAATCTATGATCTTAGGAAAAGTGAATACCCGATCAATAAGTCACCGTTTAGAGTTTCAAGTTGGTAAATACAATGACATTTCgtattttcatttatagtttTACCATTCAACccttaaaattatgtttttctttactTCTATTCAACCACTTGAAAGATTGTGGGGTCAAATGAACcctaaaaggaaaaagaaaatagtta
The window above is part of the Gossypium raimondii isolate GPD5lz chromosome 9, ASM2569854v1, whole genome shotgun sequence genome. Proteins encoded here:
- the LOC105800564 gene encoding uncharacterized protein LOC105800564; its protein translation is MKVQPIDTDSRAGKETAPARAEPVKPVLKSLIKRLFDRQFPSVLRVSAAEKSSIGETQFSNKDGTTEFEPSSICLDKMVRNFIEDSHNDKQPPPQPPPAKYGRNRCNCFNGNSNDSSDDEFDEFSESSNGSPPDTCETVKSLVQCATVVERNLLADTAMIVEKNKNCKRKDDLRKIVTDGLLSLGYNSSICKSKWDKSPSFPAGDYEYIDVVMEGERMLIDVDFRSEFEMARSTGTYKAIVQSLPFIFVGKPDRLDRIVTIISEAAKQSLKNKGMHLPPWRKTEYMRAKWLSQFTRTSSQTDDVSAQTDVEETIYSGCGELDLIFGEEKTASSEENSGEIKLPESPVTTWQPPAVKPKSVERGTKIVTGLASLFKEKP